The Castanea sativa cultivar Marrone di Chiusa Pesio chromosome 4, ASM4071231v1 sequence ATTCCTAGAACTGGTCCAATATTTTCCAATAGATTCACTCTCAGTGATCACAACCCAAAATTTGGTGGTATTTACAGAGGAGCTTGACAAATTACATTGAATTAAAACAGACATGCTTTTTTCACAATTAGTTGGAGCCAAACAAACTAACCTTTAATGCAATATAAATCATGTTGAAATAGTCTTTGAAGGAAAGagttaagaaataaaacttgaacATAATTAAATCAATGAGTTTAGTATATATTAAGAGCGTCacatttttaattgtttatgcCATGCTAAACACGTATTCACCACCAACACCATTGCAATTTTTTGCATAGGTGCATCATAAAATATTGTAcattgaaaaattacaaaatctaGTACTAAAGCTCCATATCATATCaagtcctctttttttttttttttttttttttttttttttttgcattctatTAGAATTAGAGAGAGACTAAACATATCTTGATATAAACATTAGAATTgcacaataaaaaatatgaataatttttacctttaaccttacaaataataataaaaattttgattaatcaAATGTATTATACTATTTACAAAGGTTCTACACATTCATTTTGTCACATTTTTAACCCATGgtattaacaaaaacaaaaaataccaGACAtagaatttcataaattttaaagaccacaaaaataatacatatagaACTTCATAGACTTGATAGAGTGTGTTATCCTTCGGATTAATACATATAGGTTGAAACAAAGACATATTTTTAACCCCAACCAACATTTCTTGTGATTTCTGACAACTGTATAACTACCACCTGCCATTTGTCaatatttatgtataatttgaTTTGGCTGAAAATACAAAACCATAATATTAGTTAGAATGCCACAAAGATGTAATATTAGACCAACAAAGATGTAATATTAGTTAGAATACCACCTGCCatttttctttcactctctttctcatcatcttgttttcaactctcaatctcacaagatttcttcaagtcattctcttttttcaatttcatttgatcttcatacacttgtcttggagtcaacggtacaagaataatggttttattatcttttacaaaagaatgcCTATTcatgaacccatcatgattgaccttctTGTCAAACTACcgtggcctgcccaataaaatgtgacccgtatgcattggaacaacatcacaaagtactttatccttgtacctcccaattgaaaaagaaaccagtacttgcttatttaccttagcCTCTCCataatcattcaaccactgcaacttatatggtctagggtgcttcaaggtaggtaaattcaatttttcaactaaagtagtgctagccacattagtacagctcccccatctataatcatactacataccttgttgttgatgtggcatctagtatgaaaaatgttctccctttctTGTTACGTGTTATCCTCTTTGACTTAGGCACTTAAAGCatgcctagccacaagtgactcaccctTCATTGGATATTCCACATCATCGTCACAAGCATCTTTAAGTGATGGAATTTGGTCATCATCTCCCTCGCTGttagtttccacctctccatcaatacatgcgatcatggtcctcttatttagGCATTGTGAAGttatatgacctactcccaaacagcGAAAACACTTACTATCACGATTACAagtttgggattcatttttacctttgttgacactgggagcttcatctctcctttttggtggatctgttttggacttgaaaatgGCCCCTTCGTCtgtcctcccatttgacctccatgaagcagaggagcccggattttgaaatgactgagttcctttccttttaagctgttgttccacctttattgccatgtgcaccatgtcctccaactcaaCGTAATGCTACAACTCCACCActttggcaatgtcccgattcagcccatttagaaaccttgccatggtagcttctctatcctcctttacgtttgcccgaatcatggcaatctccatcttcttatggtagtcatccacactcctatagccttgagtaagattctgtaatttctgatacaagtccctatagtagtgactaggaacaaaccgcctcctcatgatgtccttcatttcctcccaaatCTTAATAGGtttctcatggtttctccttctgttcatcacaagttgatcccgccatataatagcatagtcagtaaactcaatgacagcaagttttacctttttctcctcgaagtagttgtggcactcaaagattaactccaccttcttctcccactccaagtacaCTTCTGggtcatttttcccttggaacgctggtatcttcatttttatgtttcttagGTTTCTATTAGTCCCATCTttccatcttggatctcttcggaaacctctaccacacctttctccccttggcacaaacctgccctcattgttcaatgaagcttgatcttcttcatcttcaaactcatcctcgtggtagtcatcagaatcatctaTGCTCGCACGCCTTTCGTGCCTTCTAGCATTAAGACTTCTTTGGAGACTCTCCT is a genomic window containing:
- the LOC142632168 gene encoding uncharacterized protein LOC142632168, translated to MCSRGETSNREGGEESSIMLQAMQQQFECMKMVFNEIRDRMDGQDTIIATLCEESLQRSLNARRHERRASIDDSDDYHEDEFEDEEDQASLNNEGRFVPRGERCGRGFRRDPRWKDGTNRNLRNIKMKIPAFQGKNDPEVYLEWEKKVELIFECHNYFEEKKVKLAVIEFTDYAIIWRDQLVMNRRRNHEKPIKIWEEMKDIMRRRFVPSHYYRDLYQKLQNLTQGYRSVDDYHKKMEIAMIRANVKEDREATMARFLNGLNRDIAKVVEL